A section of the Larus michahellis chromosome 1, bLarMic1.1, whole genome shotgun sequence genome encodes:
- the ING3 gene encoding inhibitor of growth protein 3 isoform X4, with protein MGARPEPAPSAANVVFAESRRRCCWRRRHIGRDDPPVSEKPLGAGPAAAMLYLEDYLEMIEQLPMDLRDRFTEMREMDLQVQNAMDQLEQRVNEFFMNAKKNKPEWREEQMTSIKKDYYKALEDADEKVQLANQIYDLVDRHLRKLDQELAKFKMELEADNAGITEILERRSLELDTPSQPVNNHHAHSHTPVEKRKHNPSSHHSTTDHVPEKKFKSEALLSTLTSDASKENTPGSGAGAITMAAAQAVQATAQMKEGRRTSSLKASYEAFKNNDFQLGREFSLSRDSTGYSSSALASTLTQTLSSSTTDSRSGRKSKNNNKSSSQQSSSSSSSSSLSSCSSSSALAQELSQQTAVIPESDSNSQVDWTYDPNEPRYCICNQVSYGEMVGCDNQDCPIEWFHYGCVGLTEAPKGKWYCPQCTAAMKRRGSRHK; from the exons ATGGGGGCGCGGCCCGAGCCAGCGCCGTCCGCCGCCAATGTTGTTTTCGCTGAGTCGAGGCGCCGGTGTTGTTGGCGGCGGCGCCATATTGGAAGGGACGATCCCCCCGTTAGCGAGAAGCCCCTTGGCGCTGGCCCGGCCGCCGCCATGCTGTATCTGGAGGATTATCTGgaga TGATCGAGCAGCTTCCCATGGATCTGCGCGACAGGTTCACCGAGATGCGGGAGATGGACCTGCAGGTGCAGA ATGCAATGGATCAGCTTGAGCAGAGGGTAAATGAATTTTTTATGAacgcaaagaaaaacaaacctgaaTGGAGAGAAGAACAAATGACATCAATCAAAAAA GATTATTATAAGGCTTTGGAAGATGCAGATGAAAAAGTGCAACTGGCTAATCAAATATATGATTTG GTAGACCGTCATTTGAGAAAATTGGACCAGGAACTTGCTAAATTTAAAATGGAACTTGAAGCAGATAATGCTGGAATTACAGAAATATTAGAGAGAC GGTCTCTGGAGCTGGATACACCATCACAGCCTGTGAATAACCATCACGCCCATTCTCACACTCCAGTAGAGA aaagaaaacacaatccATCTTCTCATCATAGTACAACAGATCATGTTCCTGAAAAGAAGTTTAAATCTGAAGCTCTTCTATCTACGCTTACTTCAGATGCTTCTAAAGAAAATACACCAG GATCTGGGGCCGGTGCAATTACCATGGCAGCAGCTCAAGCAGTGCAAGCCACGGCACAG ATGAAGGAAGGAAGACGAACATCCAGTCTAAAAGCCAGCTATGAAGCATTTAAGAACAATGATTTTCAGCTTGGAAGAGAATTTTCATTATCCAGAGATTCAACTGGATATTCATCATCAGCTTTGGCATCTACATTAACACAGACATTAAGTTCATCAACCACAGATTCACGAAGTGGCAGAAAAAGCAA aaacaacaacaaatcctCAAGTCAGCAGTCttcatcatcttcctcttcttcGTCTCTGTCATCGTGTTCTTCTTCATCTGCACTGGCACAAGAACTGTCTCAGCAAACGGCAGTGATACCAGAGTCTGATTCCAATAGCCAGGTGGACTGGACCTACGATCCAAATGAGCCACGATACTGCATTTGTAATCAG GTGTCCTATGGTGAAATGGTAGGCTGTGATAACCAAGAT TGCCCTATTGAGTGGTTCCACTACGGATGTGTTGGACTGACAGAAGCACCGAAAGGGAAATGGTACTGTCCACAGTGTACGGCTGCAATGAAGAGAAGAGGCAGTAGACATAAATAA
- the ING3 gene encoding inhibitor of growth protein 3 isoform X2, which yields MGARPEPAPSAANVVFAESRRRCCWRRRHIGRDDPPVSEKPLGAGPAAAMLYLEDYLEMIEQLPMDLRDRFTEMREMDLQVQNAMDQLEQRVNEFFMNAKKNKPEWREEQMTSIKKDYYKALEDADEKVQLANQIYDLVDRHLRKLDQELAKFKMELEADNAGITEILERRSLELDTPSQPVNNHHAHSHTPVEKRKHNPSSHHSTTDHVPEKKFKSEALLSTLTSDASKENTPGCRNSNSSSSSNNAYNTNSSQPLASYNLGSLSSGSGAGAITMAAAQAVQATAQMKEGRRTSSLKASYEAFKNNDFQLGREFSLSRDSTGYSSSALASTLTQTLSSSTTDSRSGRKSKNNNKSSSQQSSSSSSSSSLSSCSSSSALAQELSQQTAVIPESDSNSQVDWTYDPNEPRYCICNQVSYGEMVGCDNQDCPIEWFHYGCVGLTEAPKGKWYCPQCTAAMKRRGSRHK from the exons ATGGGGGCGCGGCCCGAGCCAGCGCCGTCCGCCGCCAATGTTGTTTTCGCTGAGTCGAGGCGCCGGTGTTGTTGGCGGCGGCGCCATATTGGAAGGGACGATCCCCCCGTTAGCGAGAAGCCCCTTGGCGCTGGCCCGGCCGCCGCCATGCTGTATCTGGAGGATTATCTGgaga TGATCGAGCAGCTTCCCATGGATCTGCGCGACAGGTTCACCGAGATGCGGGAGATGGACCTGCAGGTGCAGA ATGCAATGGATCAGCTTGAGCAGAGGGTAAATGAATTTTTTATGAacgcaaagaaaaacaaacctgaaTGGAGAGAAGAACAAATGACATCAATCAAAAAA GATTATTATAAGGCTTTGGAAGATGCAGATGAAAAAGTGCAACTGGCTAATCAAATATATGATTTG GTAGACCGTCATTTGAGAAAATTGGACCAGGAACTTGCTAAATTTAAAATGGAACTTGAAGCAGATAATGCTGGAATTACAGAAATATTAGAGAGAC GGTCTCTGGAGCTGGATACACCATCACAGCCTGTGAATAACCATCACGCCCATTCTCACACTCCAGTAGAGA aaagaaaacacaatccATCTTCTCATCATAGTACAACAGATCATGTTCCTGAAAAGAAGTTTAAATCTGAAGCTCTTCTATCTACGCTTACTTCAGATGCTTCTAAAGAAAATACACCAG GGTGTCGAAACAGTAATTCATCATCCTCTTCAAACAATGCATACAATACAAACTCTTCTCAACCATTGGCATCATATAACCTGGGCTCATTATCTTCAGGATCTGGGGCCGGTGCAATTACCATGGCAGCAGCTCAAGCAGTGCAAGCCACGGCACAG ATGAAGGAAGGAAGACGAACATCCAGTCTAAAAGCCAGCTATGAAGCATTTAAGAACAATGATTTTCAGCTTGGAAGAGAATTTTCATTATCCAGAGATTCAACTGGATATTCATCATCAGCTTTGGCATCTACATTAACACAGACATTAAGTTCATCAACCACAGATTCACGAAGTGGCAGAAAAAGCAA aaacaacaacaaatcctCAAGTCAGCAGTCttcatcatcttcctcttcttcGTCTCTGTCATCGTGTTCTTCTTCATCTGCACTGGCACAAGAACTGTCTCAGCAAACGGCAGTGATACCAGAGTCTGATTCCAATAGCCAGGTGGACTGGACCTACGATCCAAATGAGCCACGATACTGCATTTGTAATCAG GTGTCCTATGGTGAAATGGTAGGCTGTGATAACCAAGAT TGCCCTATTGAGTGGTTCCACTACGGATGTGTTGGACTGACAGAAGCACCGAAAGGGAAATGGTACTGTCCACAGTGTACGGCTGCAATGAAGAGAAGAGGCAGTAGACATAAATAA
- the ING3 gene encoding inhibitor of growth protein 3 isoform X3 produces MGARPEPAPSAANVVFAESRRRCCWRRRHIGRDDPPVSEKPLGAGPAAAMLYLEDYLESELIEQLPMDLRDRFTEMREMDLQVQNAMDQLEQRVNEFFMNAKKNKPEWREEQMTSIKKDYYKALEDADEKVQLANQIYDLVDRHLRKLDQELAKFKMELEADNAGITEILERRSLELDTPSQPVNNHHAHSHTPVEKRKHNPSSHHSTTDHVPEKKFKSEALLSTLTSDASKENTPGSGAGAITMAAAQAVQATAQMKEGRRTSSLKASYEAFKNNDFQLGREFSLSRDSTGYSSSALASTLTQTLSSSTTDSRSGRKSKNNNKSSSQQSSSSSSSSSLSSCSSSSALAQELSQQTAVIPESDSNSQVDWTYDPNEPRYCICNQVSYGEMVGCDNQDCPIEWFHYGCVGLTEAPKGKWYCPQCTAAMKRRGSRHK; encoded by the exons ATGGGGGCGCGGCCCGAGCCAGCGCCGTCCGCCGCCAATGTTGTTTTCGCTGAGTCGAGGCGCCGGTGTTGTTGGCGGCGGCGCCATATTGGAAGGGACGATCCCCCCGTTAGCGAGAAGCCCCTTGGCGCTGGCCCGGCCGCCGCCATGCTGTATCTGGAGGATTATCTGgagagtgagt TGATCGAGCAGCTTCCCATGGATCTGCGCGACAGGTTCACCGAGATGCGGGAGATGGACCTGCAGGTGCAGA ATGCAATGGATCAGCTTGAGCAGAGGGTAAATGAATTTTTTATGAacgcaaagaaaaacaaacctgaaTGGAGAGAAGAACAAATGACATCAATCAAAAAA GATTATTATAAGGCTTTGGAAGATGCAGATGAAAAAGTGCAACTGGCTAATCAAATATATGATTTG GTAGACCGTCATTTGAGAAAATTGGACCAGGAACTTGCTAAATTTAAAATGGAACTTGAAGCAGATAATGCTGGAATTACAGAAATATTAGAGAGAC GGTCTCTGGAGCTGGATACACCATCACAGCCTGTGAATAACCATCACGCCCATTCTCACACTCCAGTAGAGA aaagaaaacacaatccATCTTCTCATCATAGTACAACAGATCATGTTCCTGAAAAGAAGTTTAAATCTGAAGCTCTTCTATCTACGCTTACTTCAGATGCTTCTAAAGAAAATACACCAG GATCTGGGGCCGGTGCAATTACCATGGCAGCAGCTCAAGCAGTGCAAGCCACGGCACAG ATGAAGGAAGGAAGACGAACATCCAGTCTAAAAGCCAGCTATGAAGCATTTAAGAACAATGATTTTCAGCTTGGAAGAGAATTTTCATTATCCAGAGATTCAACTGGATATTCATCATCAGCTTTGGCATCTACATTAACACAGACATTAAGTTCATCAACCACAGATTCACGAAGTGGCAGAAAAAGCAA aaacaacaacaaatcctCAAGTCAGCAGTCttcatcatcttcctcttcttcGTCTCTGTCATCGTGTTCTTCTTCATCTGCACTGGCACAAGAACTGTCTCAGCAAACGGCAGTGATACCAGAGTCTGATTCCAATAGCCAGGTGGACTGGACCTACGATCCAAATGAGCCACGATACTGCATTTGTAATCAG GTGTCCTATGGTGAAATGGTAGGCTGTGATAACCAAGAT TGCCCTATTGAGTGGTTCCACTACGGATGTGTTGGACTGACAGAAGCACCGAAAGGGAAATGGTACTGTCCACAGTGTACGGCTGCAATGAAGAGAAGAGGCAGTAGACATAAATAA
- the ING3 gene encoding inhibitor of growth protein 3 isoform X1, with the protein MLYLEDYLESELIEQLPMDLRDRFTEMREMDLQVQNAMDQLEQRVNEFFMNAKKNKPEWREEQMTSIKKDYYKALEDADEKVQLANQIYDLVDRHLRKLDQELAKFKMELEADNAGITEILERRSLELDTPSQPVNNHHAHSHTPVEKRKHNPSSHHSTTDHVPEKKFKSEALLSTLTSDASKENTPGCRNSNSSSSSNNAYNTNSSQPLASYNLGSLSSGSGAGAITMAAAQAVQATAQMKEGRRTSSLKASYEAFKNNDFQLGREFSLSRDSTGYSSSALASTLTQTLSSSTTDSRSGRKSKNNNKSSSQQSSSSSSSSSLSSCSSSSALAQELSQQTAVIPESDSNSQVDWTYDPNEPRYCICNQVSYGEMVGCDNQDCPIEWFHYGCVGLTEAPKGKWYCPQCTAAMKRRGSRHK; encoded by the exons ATGCTGTATCTGGAGGATTATCTGgagagtgagt TGATCGAGCAGCTTCCCATGGATCTGCGCGACAGGTTCACCGAGATGCGGGAGATGGACCTGCAGGTGCAGA ATGCAATGGATCAGCTTGAGCAGAGGGTAAATGAATTTTTTATGAacgcaaagaaaaacaaacctgaaTGGAGAGAAGAACAAATGACATCAATCAAAAAA GATTATTATAAGGCTTTGGAAGATGCAGATGAAAAAGTGCAACTGGCTAATCAAATATATGATTTG GTAGACCGTCATTTGAGAAAATTGGACCAGGAACTTGCTAAATTTAAAATGGAACTTGAAGCAGATAATGCTGGAATTACAGAAATATTAGAGAGAC GGTCTCTGGAGCTGGATACACCATCACAGCCTGTGAATAACCATCACGCCCATTCTCACACTCCAGTAGAGA aaagaaaacacaatccATCTTCTCATCATAGTACAACAGATCATGTTCCTGAAAAGAAGTTTAAATCTGAAGCTCTTCTATCTACGCTTACTTCAGATGCTTCTAAAGAAAATACACCAG GGTGTCGAAACAGTAATTCATCATCCTCTTCAAACAATGCATACAATACAAACTCTTCTCAACCATTGGCATCATATAACCTGGGCTCATTATCTTCAGGATCTGGGGCCGGTGCAATTACCATGGCAGCAGCTCAAGCAGTGCAAGCCACGGCACAG ATGAAGGAAGGAAGACGAACATCCAGTCTAAAAGCCAGCTATGAAGCATTTAAGAACAATGATTTTCAGCTTGGAAGAGAATTTTCATTATCCAGAGATTCAACTGGATATTCATCATCAGCTTTGGCATCTACATTAACACAGACATTAAGTTCATCAACCACAGATTCACGAAGTGGCAGAAAAAGCAA aaacaacaacaaatcctCAAGTCAGCAGTCttcatcatcttcctcttcttcGTCTCTGTCATCGTGTTCTTCTTCATCTGCACTGGCACAAGAACTGTCTCAGCAAACGGCAGTGATACCAGAGTCTGATTCCAATAGCCAGGTGGACTGGACCTACGATCCAAATGAGCCACGATACTGCATTTGTAATCAG GTGTCCTATGGTGAAATGGTAGGCTGTGATAACCAAGAT TGCCCTATTGAGTGGTTCCACTACGGATGTGTTGGACTGACAGAAGCACCGAAAGGGAAATGGTACTGTCCACAGTGTACGGCTGCAATGAAGAGAAGAGGCAGTAGACATAAATAA
- the ING3 gene encoding inhibitor of growth protein 3 isoform X5, translating to MDQLEQRVNEFFMNAKKNKPEWREEQMTSIKKDYYKALEDADEKVQLANQIYDLVDRHLRKLDQELAKFKMELEADNAGITEILERRSLELDTPSQPVNNHHAHSHTPVEKRKHNPSSHHSTTDHVPEKKFKSEALLSTLTSDASKENTPGCRNSNSSSSSNNAYNTNSSQPLASYNLGSLSSGSGAGAITMAAAQAVQATAQMKEGRRTSSLKASYEAFKNNDFQLGREFSLSRDSTGYSSSALASTLTQTLSSSTTDSRSGRKSKNNNKSSSQQSSSSSSSSSLSSCSSSSALAQELSQQTAVIPESDSNSQVDWTYDPNEPRYCICNQVSYGEMVGCDNQDCPIEWFHYGCVGLTEAPKGKWYCPQCTAAMKRRGSRHK from the exons ATGGATCAGCTTGAGCAGAGGGTAAATGAATTTTTTATGAacgcaaagaaaaacaaacctgaaTGGAGAGAAGAACAAATGACATCAATCAAAAAA GATTATTATAAGGCTTTGGAAGATGCAGATGAAAAAGTGCAACTGGCTAATCAAATATATGATTTG GTAGACCGTCATTTGAGAAAATTGGACCAGGAACTTGCTAAATTTAAAATGGAACTTGAAGCAGATAATGCTGGAATTACAGAAATATTAGAGAGAC GGTCTCTGGAGCTGGATACACCATCACAGCCTGTGAATAACCATCACGCCCATTCTCACACTCCAGTAGAGA aaagaaaacacaatccATCTTCTCATCATAGTACAACAGATCATGTTCCTGAAAAGAAGTTTAAATCTGAAGCTCTTCTATCTACGCTTACTTCAGATGCTTCTAAAGAAAATACACCAG GGTGTCGAAACAGTAATTCATCATCCTCTTCAAACAATGCATACAATACAAACTCTTCTCAACCATTGGCATCATATAACCTGGGCTCATTATCTTCAGGATCTGGGGCCGGTGCAATTACCATGGCAGCAGCTCAAGCAGTGCAAGCCACGGCACAG ATGAAGGAAGGAAGACGAACATCCAGTCTAAAAGCCAGCTATGAAGCATTTAAGAACAATGATTTTCAGCTTGGAAGAGAATTTTCATTATCCAGAGATTCAACTGGATATTCATCATCAGCTTTGGCATCTACATTAACACAGACATTAAGTTCATCAACCACAGATTCACGAAGTGGCAGAAAAAGCAA aaacaacaacaaatcctCAAGTCAGCAGTCttcatcatcttcctcttcttcGTCTCTGTCATCGTGTTCTTCTTCATCTGCACTGGCACAAGAACTGTCTCAGCAAACGGCAGTGATACCAGAGTCTGATTCCAATAGCCAGGTGGACTGGACCTACGATCCAAATGAGCCACGATACTGCATTTGTAATCAG GTGTCCTATGGTGAAATGGTAGGCTGTGATAACCAAGAT TGCCCTATTGAGTGGTTCCACTACGGATGTGTTGGACTGACAGAAGCACCGAAAGGGAAATGGTACTGTCCACAGTGTACGGCTGCAATGAAGAGAAGAGGCAGTAGACATAAATAA